ttaAAAGCAAAGTGTGTAGGATTTCTTTATGTTACTTTGCACGAGTTTTACTTCTAAAAGCAAATTACAAGCGTGCAGATTTTAGGAAACACGTTTGCCTATTTGTGTGTTATTTGTCATGAAACATATATATACACGTGTAtttctgcagtttgaaaaattgcaaataacCTGGCATGCTACcttcatataaaaataataagtgcTTCGTATTAATTAcagtgttttttttctctctctctaaacAGTTGGACCTAATACGAATAAAAGAATATGGTGACTTCACACACTATCAGTCAAATGGTGAATTTGACTTAGACGAGTTTTCATCAAAAGTCAGTTCTGAGCGCTACCCCTGTTGTGAAGAAGCGTACCCAGATGTTACTTATGTCATTAAAATACGCCGGCGTCCTATGTTCTATGTCTTCAATCTAATTTTGCCTTGTCTTCTCATCAATGGAATATCGTTACTTGCGTTCTATGTTCCTTCAGAatcaggagaaaaagtgacgttAAGCATAAATACCTTGTTGTCACTTACAGTATTTCTTATGCTGGTGAAAGACAGCTTGCCGCCAACGCAACAGACTCCACTTATTAGTAAGTTCTCATCTTTTATAATTATCAAACgcaatattaaataaaaagtaaaaacaatttatGTAATGTGATTTTAAGGGCAATTATataaggtgttccttgtaacaccgaaacacgtgtctgcaatcatttgcaagttttgtgcttaataacgttggattactgacattttaatttttcagcacaaaggtatttattctttatataGCGATGgtattttgatgcacgcgttttataatgtcactagtgccctATTAATTAAATGCTTTCTCTAAAATGAAAAAGTTGTGAAAcagagtttctatggaaacaacaaaaggaaaataaaatgttttcatttcgtcaggaaatgtgaaacaaaattgctcaaagttatgTTAACAAAATCCATCAGTAATTTCTGTAgagagaatatagatcgaatataattcagatttaaaaaaaaatgattgccgTGAACAAATTATTAacaggcaaaagtgcacatctgtaactaGCAAACTACCAgccctgtaaactaatagatgccTCCATTTCCatctataaaccggatattagcctttacATATAATCGACGGTCAGAAGGTATATACGGAAACTCGCTTTCTCATATACAAATCAAAAGAAGATATCATTATCTATTTACTTTAAACTAGATAATAAATTTCACATCAAAAATTGGCTGATTGGCTTCAGACATACAACTTTTCTGAATGAAGCACCTCTTTCGTGTCTACAAAtaagtcttaattttttttaaaaatcattttagtgTGTACCTGTTTTTTATCAAtagtatatcaaaaaaaaaaaacattataaaataatgtGGTATTTTAATACctatctattaatttttttaatatttattttttcttttgaaatttgtgtTTGTCGCGAGAATGAGCTACTTTAAAggatgtatttaaaataatttgcaaaatttgattcaaaaatacaATAGTTAATTCAAGCAGTATGTAAttcatagtaaaaaaataaagcataactGAAAATATTGATGAAACGTTGGACACACTTTGAGGGCAGAACAGTGAAGttcaactggattttttttttcaattagttagCATTCATTACGTAATCTATCTAATCAGTCcactttttattaattaattaatagttgAGTAATACTATACAATTGATtaagaataaatttcagttattacATGGATGAACCCTAAGTGAGTAAATAATTATTAGAtccataataaaatttgaataaacaaaaaaaaattattattttcacagAAGCATGTAGACTAATAAGACTAATCCTCCATTTTTCTGTGTAGAGAAGCCGAGATCCGATAGATCATGATTTTATCCAGCTCTGCGGGATTAGACGGAAAGCCTCTGGCTTTGACTCCGATTCAGTAAGTGCTGGTAGAGTTGCggattttgagggaaatttttccAACACTGGCTCTTGGAATTCTAAACCTTCGACTTCCGGCTCCagctgatgataaagcgttataaATAAGCAATTTGCAATCAATAGCCAAAAGTGTAGCAGGTGCTATTACAAAATAGTCTTGTCAAAACTGCCAAATCTTATTTTACCGTAACTTTGATTTCTCGAAATTTCATAGTttactattatttaaaaagttgttaATTGTTCTAGCAAGTGTTTTATGATgtcaacaaattaaaaaagaaaaatgttgcagTGTGCCGCCATTTTCTCCTATGATATGAGAACACTAGAAAAGTAGACACCGAAGGGTCAGGTGGAGGATAAGATCCTATACTAAATATGCTGTACATATCTGCATGAATTGTGCACAGGAGTGACCAAAAAACAGGAAATAAGGACTTATCAGTGCCCCGAATGTGACAATTGATTTTTCTccttttcattgaagtaaattgatttttttaaatgcttttgagtagatcaaatgtggtttaatacgtttttatattgacaaaaaaaattatatacatatattcaaAAGTTTGATGGTCCTTTTTTTTTAGAGTTGGCTTTAGTAGGGATCCCTGTTCCTATTAAGGCcactttgccattttttttttttttttttttttttgttgaactgCTGACAAACGTTATGTTAACTTCAACTTTTGTATGGAGTGATTTGAACTACAAAAACTTGAGCCAATCGAATCATAACTGAGCGAGGTATTAGGCCCTAAATTTTAATTCGCCTTTATTTGGCGCACTTATCTTGTATAGTTAAACGTTAATTGTTGCAATGAAATTTATCCCTGGTGAAGTTAGTCAATAAAATGTGATAGTTTAGGTTCCTTTCTAATCAGTCTTTTGAAGATATGGGTTTGTGTACATTTCAGATAGGAATACGGTTTAAACAGGAACACTACAGCAAActtaacatatgaggcagtgagaagcaaaaggatgtaagtggacattttctgGTTTTAATTAAAAGCCGTTTAAAGTCGTGGGTCTCGGTAGACTTTATTGaaaggtttttctaaatcatgctattaAGCAGTACCTACCGGGGTTACAGAATAGACGAggttacctaccatttgtactggttatctccaaattttgattctttcatccctttgtttctcactactCAGTTTATCTATGTTTTCTAGTTTATAGTCTCAGGTAATTGAAAGGGCATTGCTGagcaatttcactttaattttaaaaatgtgtcctaacatttttgttttttattttctgtttcaggtTTGTACTATGGTTTGACAATTTGCTTGGTAGCATTGGCTACTGCTTTTTCTGTTTTGACACTAAACGTCCATCATAAAGGAAACCGCGGTGCTGAAGTCCCTAATTCGATGCGCAGATTTATTCTCGGATTCCTTGCTAAGATCGTCTTTGTCAGTTGTAGATGGAAGACCTCTAAGCGAAAAGAAGACGTAAGAACTTGtttaaataatagtaaataaaCATTTCGGCAACTATATGGTTCCCCCTTTTGTGTCTTCTGTTTAACCTTTGTCAATCTTGTGAATCGGACAATCAAAAttgaataatgaaaataaaagtttttaaaagtgaaacaaataataataaaaattgagttcacctttgcttaaaatttttaatatagtAAAACCCAAATTGCATTCCTTACGTGACAGAATCTTAATGACAGGaattataaatgaaaacatagcataaaaaataaaaataaacaataaacggagttatttaaaaaaataaaaaattgagaaGATACATAAAACAggacaaacatattttttattggtGCCCATTAACCTTTTACTTTCTGCTTCGAAATGTTCTTAAgtagaaaacttaaaataacaatattttataaaaattcagcacataaaaatgaaattaataagtCAATGAACGAAAACCAGCCAATGTATACAGGAACAATCTTTAGTTTTAAACTCAGTTTGTTCACCATATTTAGATTTAACTTGTGCGTAAAGACGGGTTCAAATATATATTGAATATACATTGTATTTACCTCTTGTTTtctaatttcaagaaaagaaatatttcttactttttatttattgttattatcattttttttctcttattctatCTAAGACTATTTTATTAGttgataaaataatttcaatacgcgacatttttaattaaagcaaataAGACGatttgttttatatatttgtaCTACTTTAAATTTACCTACAAATTGATGTTTATTATGTTTTACctaaagctttattaaaaattatacccTTTACAAAGATAAAAATTCTTTACCACcagaaaatttagattttattattttttttaaatgctagaaTGTTTTCACGATTTCATATTCAGAGCTAATAAATTTCGGAGATTTAGGAATTTTGCACTATTTGTAGAAAATCCAGAGGTTCCTAATTTTAtacgaaatttaagtaaattttatctttaaatgttttgtgcatttcaaaatgacataaaaatcgaaattggaaaatttttctgtaaataaacaGAGAGAAAAAACTGAGTTTAAGACGATAATTAGTTTAAGGAAAGCATAATcaagttgaaagtttttattgTACCTATACTGCGTTTACGGAAAAGATAAACTAGACGTAAATAAAGAAATGCGCCTTCTGGTGACGTCAGTCAAGTCTTTTTCACAGGCGTGAACAATTTGGTTTAATCAGACGGCGTATGCGaacaatattgattttttttttattccaaagaaACTCCAAAAAGTGACCATAGtgttaaattttcaaactgtttgtttattttaggCCTACATTTTTCTTGAACGCAGTATAAGCGCATAAAAGGAAACCGTCAGAATAAGATATTCTTCTAACagtacagcattttttaaaaaaaatttttaattagtatatAAGTTTTCTTGGGTTAAtattgaattaaatgtattattattattttttttgatcaatGGTTCTCAAATGGTGGGTAGGGGGGTCGCGAGATGTGGAAGaaaagttcaaagaaaattaCTTAATTGATGTATTCTtaataaaagcacaaaaatagttaaaaaattgtcATGAAACTACTGCAAGGTTATAAAATAAGCAATACCTACTACTATcacttattataaaataattcaagaggCAAAAAGTCATGTTTATTTTACTCGTTACGTGTGTTCCTAAGGATGAAACTTAACCATTTGTATAGGGTTTTAGCTATTGTTTGAGGGTTTAGACAGAGTTAAAACGTTGGAGGGGGTCGCCAAAATACTTATCCTAAAGAAGGAGTCGCAgtgtctaaaagtttgagaaccactggtttaaataaagatttttatgataaagctagtaattttcttatttttttgcgTAGACCTGTACTGCACCTGCTGTTTTAGCATATACTTATGTTTCAGTTAGTTAAAATGATTCATAAGTTAAAATAATTCGTGTATATGTAAGTGAATcaataagtttatttatttcgttCAATCAAAAACCATTAGTAGCTTTACATAAACAATGTTATTCTACTTAAATATTTTGctgcttcaaaaactaatttacaacaaataaataaataaaataaaaactcgcGATTGCAGTTTTCTTTGGTGATTAACTAAAATCATGAAATAGTGCCATGCATACTACTTAGGCACAAGTATACCTATTATTCTTTGGAAAATGTCAACAACGCAATCATTAGCTGTGCTGCCTTAAGACTGGACTGCAATCAATGAGGCTACCTAAAAGGatttaaagatcattcttcctATATAAATTAGGAAAATCACTCAAAATAAGGCAGTTGGCTGTCGATGCGTAGGAATGTGTCAATATCCTGTCTTGCTATGCTTCCGACATATATCCGATTGCGCTGCATTTTGCATTTAGTAGACGCTTTCGAGGGTTTAATTTACATTGAAggttattttacttaaaaaaaagacaataataaacaataaaatgtctGAAGTTAAACTGGATGGTTTGATTGATTTCATTGTTTTGTTTATTGTGCTTATTaactgtaaaaattaaatttcgattttcGGATAAGTAGAAAGTTTCATGCGTACTACTTTTAACTTGGCACTTATTTTTGGTATTACTAATGCCCTTATTTGATAGAAAATTCAAACAGCGTAAAAATTGCCTACGTGCTTTAAGAGTAGGCATCGATCGTTAAAGGCTATCTAAGACAATTTAACGTATATTCTCTCCCAACACGAGTTAGGACAATCAATCAAAGCGTACCACAGATGGATTTCTATGTGATGGGATGCCCCAATATCCTGGCTCGCTATACATCAGATAAATCCGATTTGACTGCATTTGGTAGACGCTTTCGAAGGCTTTGACttatattgattttatttaacaaagttataaataaatgttaataaGTCTGAAATTACATAGGTTGCTTTGAATGATTTTAATGCGGATAAGCGCAGTTGTTGAACCACGAGTTAGATGGGGATTTTACTAAATTTGTGTTTTCCTGCCATCTATCTAGTACACTAGCATGATTGCTTTTTCTATTACAAATGCCATTTGGGAGATCCAGGCGGCTGTTTTGTAGCTTGAGGCAATAGGGAGCGTCTCTTTTGAGTGGAGTATCTTATAAGAGCGAGAATCTGCCTCAACCAATGAATGATAGCAACACCAATCACTACATCTACAATTTAGGACATATATTCAACTCTCGATAGCTCGAAGtctcaagggaccggctaaaaggTTCGAGATATTGGTAGTTCGAGTAATGGGAAGTTTCTACAACAATCTTAAGAGTTTGGGATCCAATGAAAACGTCGAGATAAAGgaatgtttgtgttttaagctTCGAATTATTGAGATCCGACTGTAGTTTAGAAAAGAAGGCACATTCTCCAGGAAGCcttaccttcaaatttttaaagatactTTGTGTGATAGTCGAGCTTTTTTACGTACACGGTGACAAATTCATGACAATTTAGAAGGTAAAAGTCTTTGTAGTACAGAAAATGTTACCAGAAAATGGAAGAGGTTTCATGACCAATCGACACACCACGTGACTTATGGTGTGAAGCGTATTATTCTCCATTCCCGCTCCTCCCTCGAGTTTTATTCAGTAAGGGATCTAACGCACCATTCTGAAAACAATGAAAAGGCAGGTTAGAATCCCACTCCTTGTATCttagtatttttaataacaaCAATTAGCCGCAGCGTTATCCTTTTTTccaccgtaaaattttacaataaaataggaATTTAACGTAAAAAGTTTTTACTGGTAGTATGAATGTTAGTGTATTTTATCGTAAAATGTCACCATTTTTTTTAAGTGCACCAAGGGCTTACTATATTTCTGTATCAACATGTTTCTTCTTTCAGGCATCACATGTCGTGGATCCTTTCTCAGATGACTCCTcatcaaaagatgaaaaaattccaatGGACCACATCGAAAGATACTCGTTTTCTCCTAGGTTGAGACACCGAAAGGAAACCGACAGCGGAGGAAGTGATGTCACCAGTGAAGAATTTGAAAGACATTTCCTCCGTGTTTTAAACAAAGTCTATGAAACCATTGAACGCCATGAAGCTCGTTTAGCAGAACACGAAAGACAGGAAAATATTCGCACAGAATGGCAACAAGTATCTGTGGTGTGTGACCGCTTTTTGATGGGCCTGTTCTTGCTTGCTACGACAGTAATCACGTTTTTCATCCTGTTTACTTCACCTCACGGTGCTTGAGTgataatttatcaaaaactttgtATTGATTgatgaaataaatcaataccCATCTAACTGCGCTCTTTTTATCCGTACAACAAACGTCAAACGCTACAAAGATAGAGCTCTGAAAAGATTTTTTGCAGCAAGAGTGACAACCTTTTTACTAAAAGTACTGACAATAAAACTACATCAGAGTTAAGACTGGGTAATGAAACCTGCATTTAGAAGGATAGTGCTGATTGTACAATACGGTCCTATTTCCTCTTATCTACGTGGAATGATATATGACTTTCCTTTGTTACCTTTTACGGAATAGAAACTAATAGATGTTTATTATATCTAATTTTCAGTGCAAGGTAGTTTCTTTAGAACATGTTACATAAAAGCATGCCAAAACTATGAATATCGTCTCACCCATGAAACTGTATGAAAAGACTTAGGGTGACCgaatatttttataagaattAATTATTTCGAATGTATTCAGGTTGCTCAATCCTTaaaagatttcttaaaattagtaaTATTTTACATAAGTCCATTTATACACTATTTCGAgtattatagaaaatttttataaaatatttaaattccctCAGAGTAATATCTCAATTtgtttaaaatcagtttcattgtAGCATATAAAATTGCATTTGATAGGTATCAGTGTGAGTTTTATTATTTCAGGAGAAACGAGAACTTAAAAGGTAATTAATATAAATACAgacaatttttattgttttatgttttgcgtagtctaaaaataagaaagtgcTAATCTGCATTGGCAATACATATAATATTAGGGatcatataaaaaattaaatactaatgAACGTAACTTGAGAAAGCAGTGAAAGATTGTAACAAAAACTAGagtgtaaaatacattttttatttattgtttattttacagaaactgCAATATAAAAAGAGTGGTTAAAGTATATCTGAAAGTCAAGTTAAGAGGCACAGTTTTTTATTTAAGTGCAGTatcaatttccaaattttaatactttccataaatcaaattcaaacttttgctctgaagtatttttttgcgtttatgttttttttttcaacaaaaacagctcattgaaatcaaataaataaaaacattagatCTTATTTAATTTTTCGAGAAAGGGTTTATTGTTTTTGACGTACGC
This sequence is a window from Uloborus diversus isolate 005 chromosome 10, Udiv.v.3.1, whole genome shotgun sequence. Protein-coding genes within it:
- the LOC129231442 gene encoding neuronal acetylcholine receptor subunit alpha-10-like, which produces MSNYDPAVRPAFNASQPLKVAFDMALYQILDVDEKNQILVTNGWLTQKWTDVHLRWNASDFGGISVIRLPAAHVWRPDIVLYNNADSQYSVAIVNTNVIVQASGDVLWPSAGIFKSICGMNVEFFPFDVQTCTLKFASWAYDGSQLDLIRIKEYGDFTHYQSNGEFDLDEFSSKVSSERYPCCEEAYPDVTYVIKIRRRPMFYVFNLILPCLLINGISLLAFYVPSESGEKVTLSINTLLSLTVFLMLVKDSLPPTQQTPLISLYYGLTICLVALATAFSVLTLNVHHKGNRGAEVPNSMRRFILGFLAKIVFVSCRWKTSKRKEDASHVVDPFSDDSSSKDEKIPMDHIERYSFSPRLRHRKETDSGGSDVTSEEFERHFLRVLNKVYETIERHEARLAEHERQENIRTEWQQVSVVCDRFLMGLFLLATTVITFFILFTSPHGA